The Scophthalmus maximus strain ysfricsl-2021 chromosome 7, ASM2237912v1, whole genome shotgun sequence genome includes a window with the following:
- the parvg gene encoding gamma-parvin isoform X2, with product MEADIFEYHKDDNTVDAESFLGEKRKVIQPTSLKDPNLEKLKQALVDWINRTLKVEHIVVQSVQEDLYDGLVLHHLLSRLASVHLPVEDIALTSAAQIRKLELVLAELDKSLGLQDSSQIKWNIKLIHNKDLLATIHLLVAMVRCFQPELDLPRNVKVEVVAVEVSSGGIKSNVQTEVLTEENTSTAADSPSNTESEDPIEQLLKLEAHKVNTVKKAILHFVNQSMSAMGLQVADMDQQFADGVILLLLIGQLEGFFIPLCDFNLTPVNPSEMLHNVTLALDLLNDTDLQLSNVNPQDIVSQDVAATLKVLYALFKKHKEK from the exons ATGGAGGCTGACATCTTTGAGTATCACAAAGATGACAACACCGTGGATGCCGAGTCTTTCCTGG gagagaagaggaaggtcaTTCAGCCGACGTCTTTGAAAGACCCCAACCTTGAAAAGCTAAAGCAG GCATTAGTTGATTGGATCAATAGGACTTTGAAAGTGGAGCACATCGTGGTGCAGAGTGTGCAGGAGGATCTGTACGACGGACTGGTGCTTCATCATCTCCTGT CCAGGTTGGCCAGCGTGCATTTGCCTGTGGAGGACATAGCGCTGACCAGTGCTGCTCAGATACGCAAGCTGGAGTTGGTCCTGGCGGAGTTGGACAAGAGCCTGGGCCTGCAGGACAGCAGCCAGATCAAATGGAACATCAAAC TCATCCACAACAAAGACCTTCTGGCAACGATTCATTtgctggttgccatggtgagaTGTTTCCAGCCTGAACTGGATTTGCCACGAAATGTGAAGGTGGAAGTTGTGGCGGTGGAG GTCAGCAGTGGTGGAATCAAATCCAATGTGCAGACAGAGGTCCTGACAGAGGAGAA CACCAGCACAGCCGCTGACTCCCCCAGCAACACTGAAA GCGAGGATCCCATTGAGCAACTGCTGAAGCTTGAGGCTCACAAGGTCAACACGGTGAAGAAG GCCATTTTACACTTTGTCAACCAGAGTATGTCAGCAATGGGTCTGCAGGTGGCTGACATGGACCAACAG TTTGCAGATGGCGTCATCCTCCTGCTGTTGATCGGACAGTTGGAAGGTTTCTTCATCCCCCTCTGTGACTTCAACCTGACCCCTGTCAATCCGTCTGAGATG CTTCACAATGTGACCTTGGCCTTGGACCTCCTGAATGACACAGACCTGCAGTTGTCCAACGTGAACCCACAAG ATATTGTCTCTCAGGACGTCGCCGCCACCTTGAAGGTCCTGTACGCCCTGTTCAAGAAGCacaaagagaaatga
- the parvg gene encoding gamma-parvin isoform X3, whose amino-acid sequence MEADIFEYHKDDNTVDAESFLGEKRKVIQPTSLKDPNLEKLKQALVDWINRTLKVEHIVVQSVQEDLYDGLVLHHLLSRLASVHLPVEDIALTSAAQIRKLELVLAELDKSLGLQDSSQIKWNIKREPRDSLGLHRQSIIHNKDLLATIHLLVAMVRCFQPELDLPRNVKVEVVAVEVSSGGIKSNVQTEVLTEENTSTAADSPSNTESEDPIEQLLKLEAHKVNTVKKAILHFVNQSMSAMGLQVADMDQQFADGVILLLLIGQLEGFFIPLCDFNLTPVNPSEMLHNVTLALDLLNDTDLQLSNVNPQVVFLRLV is encoded by the exons ATGGAGGCTGACATCTTTGAGTATCACAAAGATGACAACACCGTGGATGCCGAGTCTTTCCTGG gagagaagaggaaggtcaTTCAGCCGACGTCTTTGAAAGACCCCAACCTTGAAAAGCTAAAGCAG GCATTAGTTGATTGGATCAATAGGACTTTGAAAGTGGAGCACATCGTGGTGCAGAGTGTGCAGGAGGATCTGTACGACGGACTGGTGCTTCATCATCTCCTGT CCAGGTTGGCCAGCGTGCATTTGCCTGTGGAGGACATAGCGCTGACCAGTGCTGCTCAGATACGCAAGCTGGAGTTGGTCCTGGCGGAGTTGGACAAGAGCCTGGGCCTGCAGGACAGCAGCCAGATCAAATGGAACATCAAACGTGAGCCACGCGACTCACTGGGCCTCCACCGACAAAGCA TCATCCACAACAAAGACCTTCTGGCAACGATTCATTtgctggttgccatggtgagaTGTTTCCAGCCTGAACTGGATTTGCCACGAAATGTGAAGGTGGAAGTTGTGGCGGTGGAG GTCAGCAGTGGTGGAATCAAATCCAATGTGCAGACAGAGGTCCTGACAGAGGAGAA CACCAGCACAGCCGCTGACTCCCCCAGCAACACTGAAA GCGAGGATCCCATTGAGCAACTGCTGAAGCTTGAGGCTCACAAGGTCAACACGGTGAAGAAG GCCATTTTACACTTTGTCAACCAGAGTATGTCAGCAATGGGTCTGCAGGTGGCTGACATGGACCAACAG TTTGCAGATGGCGTCATCCTCCTGCTGTTGATCGGACAGTTGGAAGGTTTCTTCATCCCCCTCTGTGACTTCAACCTGACCCCTGTCAATCCGTCTGAGATG CTTCACAATGTGACCTTGGCCTTGGACCTCCTGAATGACACAGACCTGCAGTTGTCCAACGTGAACCCACAAG ttgtctttttgcgGCTTGTGTGA
- the parvg gene encoding gamma-parvin isoform X1, protein MEADIFEYHKDDNTVDAESFLGEKRKVIQPTSLKDPNLEKLKQALVDWINRTLKVEHIVVQSVQEDLYDGLVLHHLLSRLASVHLPVEDIALTSAAQIRKLELVLAELDKSLGLQDSSQIKWNIKREPRDSLGLHRQSIIHNKDLLATIHLLVAMVRCFQPELDLPRNVKVEVVAVEVSSGGIKSNVQTEVLTEENTSTAADSPSNTESEDPIEQLLKLEAHKVNTVKKAILHFVNQSMSAMGLQVADMDQQFADGVILLLLIGQLEGFFIPLCDFNLTPVNPSEMLHNVTLALDLLNDTDLQLSNVNPQDIVSQDVAATLKVLYALFKKHKEK, encoded by the exons ATGGAGGCTGACATCTTTGAGTATCACAAAGATGACAACACCGTGGATGCCGAGTCTTTCCTGG gagagaagaggaaggtcaTTCAGCCGACGTCTTTGAAAGACCCCAACCTTGAAAAGCTAAAGCAG GCATTAGTTGATTGGATCAATAGGACTTTGAAAGTGGAGCACATCGTGGTGCAGAGTGTGCAGGAGGATCTGTACGACGGACTGGTGCTTCATCATCTCCTGT CCAGGTTGGCCAGCGTGCATTTGCCTGTGGAGGACATAGCGCTGACCAGTGCTGCTCAGATACGCAAGCTGGAGTTGGTCCTGGCGGAGTTGGACAAGAGCCTGGGCCTGCAGGACAGCAGCCAGATCAAATGGAACATCAAACGTGAGCCACGCGACTCACTGGGCCTCCACCGACAAAGCA TCATCCACAACAAAGACCTTCTGGCAACGATTCATTtgctggttgccatggtgagaTGTTTCCAGCCTGAACTGGATTTGCCACGAAATGTGAAGGTGGAAGTTGTGGCGGTGGAG GTCAGCAGTGGTGGAATCAAATCCAATGTGCAGACAGAGGTCCTGACAGAGGAGAA CACCAGCACAGCCGCTGACTCCCCCAGCAACACTGAAA GCGAGGATCCCATTGAGCAACTGCTGAAGCTTGAGGCTCACAAGGTCAACACGGTGAAGAAG GCCATTTTACACTTTGTCAACCAGAGTATGTCAGCAATGGGTCTGCAGGTGGCTGACATGGACCAACAG TTTGCAGATGGCGTCATCCTCCTGCTGTTGATCGGACAGTTGGAAGGTTTCTTCATCCCCCTCTGTGACTTCAACCTGACCCCTGTCAATCCGTCTGAGATG CTTCACAATGTGACCTTGGCCTTGGACCTCCTGAATGACACAGACCTGCAGTTGTCCAACGTGAACCCACAAG ATATTGTCTCTCAGGACGTCGCCGCCACCTTGAAGGTCCTGTACGCCCTGTTCAAGAAGCacaaagagaaatga